The Spirosoma radiotolerans genome has a window encoding:
- a CDS encoding glycosyltransferase, with the protein MFFSIIIPVFNRPDELRELLASLTKQTYQQFEVLVIEDGSVDKADGVVAEFASRLDIRYFFKENSGQGFTRNYGFERARGDYFVIFDSDALVPPHYFSVVSQRLAGDPGSAQPALDAYGGPDAAHPDFTPIQKAISYSMTSPFTTGGIRGSKKNLGGTYHPRSFNMGLSRTVWETIGGYALSRMGEDIEFAIRIIENGFRTGLIPDAFIYHKRRTNFGQFYRQLRFFGRARINISRYYPAELKLVHAFPALFTLFVLSVPVWVFISPVLFGLALGMLIVFSLLILIDASRKEKSLRVGLLSVVAAFVQLIGYGMGFLTEGWKRVREPKEFRETGASIDYPS; encoded by the coding sequence GTGTTCTTCTCGATTATTATTCCCGTCTTCAATCGCCCTGACGAGCTCCGCGAGTTGCTGGCTAGTCTGACAAAACAGACGTACCAGCAATTTGAGGTGCTGGTGATTGAAGACGGTTCGGTTGACAAAGCGGATGGCGTGGTGGCTGAATTCGCCAGTCGGCTCGATATTCGTTATTTCTTCAAAGAAAACTCGGGGCAGGGGTTCACCCGAAATTATGGTTTCGAGCGGGCCAGGGGCGACTATTTTGTCATTTTTGACTCCGATGCGCTCGTGCCCCCGCACTATTTTTCGGTCGTTTCCCAGCGGCTTGCCGGAGACCCAGGATCTGCACAACCAGCGCTCGATGCCTATGGAGGCCCTGATGCGGCTCACCCCGACTTTACCCCCATTCAAAAAGCGATCAGCTATTCCATGACGTCCCCGTTTACAACGGGGGGAATACGGGGTAGTAAGAAAAACCTGGGAGGGACCTATCATCCCCGCAGTTTTAACATGGGCCTCTCCCGAACGGTATGGGAAACCATTGGAGGATATGCCTTGAGCCGCATGGGGGAGGATATCGAATTTGCCATTCGAATCATTGAAAACGGCTTTCGTACGGGCTTGATTCCGGATGCCTTTATCTACCACAAACGCCGGACAAACTTCGGGCAGTTCTATCGTCAGCTGCGTTTCTTCGGCCGGGCCCGGATTAATATATCCCGGTATTATCCGGCTGAACTCAAGCTGGTTCATGCGTTTCCGGCTTTATTCACGCTCTTTGTCTTATCCGTGCCTGTGTGGGTGTTCATCAGCCCTGTCTTGTTTGGGCTGGCGCTGGGAATGCTAATCGTTTTCTCGTTGCTTATCCTGATCGACGCTAGCCGAAAAGAGAAAAGTCTGCGCGTTGGCCTGTTAAGCGTCGTCGCGGCTTTTGTGCAATTGATTGGCTATGGCATGGGCTTTCTGACGGAAGGCTGGAAACGAGTAAGAGAACCCAAAGAATTTCGGGAAACCGGAGCTTCTATCGACTATCCGTCATAA